The following are encoded together in the Glycine max cultivar Williams 82 chromosome 8, Glycine_max_v4.0, whole genome shotgun sequence genome:
- the LOC100777147 gene encoding phosphoenolpyruvate carboxykinase (ATP) 1 — MPTSDYDGNGNGLTKIEVGDDEEGHPTVKAQTIDELHSLQKKKSAPSTPKGTFPASNSVFTEERNKQQLESISASLASLTRESGPKVVKGDPAARKFEGSRVEHVPHQILTPTIAVSDSALKFTHVLYNLSPAELYEQAIKYEKGSFITSTGALATLSGAKTGRCPRDKRVVKDDVTKNELGXXRGSPNIEMDEHSFMVNRERAVDYLNSLDKVFVNDQFLNWDPENKIKVRIVSARAYHSLFMHNMCIRPTPEELENFGTPDFTIYNAGQFPCNRYTHYMTSSTSIDLSLARKEMVILGTQYAGEMKKGLFSLMHYLMPKRQILSLHSGCNMGKGGDVALFFGLSGTGKTTLSTDHNRYLIGDDEHCWSESGVSNIEGGCYAKCIDLSRENEPDIWNAIKFGTVLENVVFDEHFREVDYTDKSVTENTRAAYPIEYIPNVKLPCVGPHPKNVILLACDAFGVLPPVSRLNLSQTMYHFISGYTALVAGTEEGIKEPKATFSACFGAAFIMLHPTKYAAMLAEKMQNHGANGWLVNTGWSGGSYGCGNRIKLSYTRKIIDAIHSGSLLDAEYKKTEIFGLEIPNKVEGVPSEILEPENTWSDKQAYKDTLLKLAGLFNKNFETFTIGENNQVTEEILAAGPIIGDA, encoded by the exons ATGCCGACAAGTGACTACGATGGAAACGGTAACGGGCTGACAAAGATTGAAGTTGGTGACGATGAAGAAGGTCATCCAACGGTGAAGGCTCAAACCATTGATGAGCTTCACTCTTTGCAGAAGAAGAAGTCTGCACCTTCCACTCCCAAGGGCACTTTTCCTGCGTCTAACAGCGTCTTTACCGAAGAACGCAACAAACAGCAGCTAGAGTCCATCAG TGCATCTTTGGCATCACTAACAAGAGAAAGTGGACCAAAGGTAGTGAAAGGGGATCCAGCTGCTAGGAAGTTCGAAGGGTCAAGGGTTGAACACGTGCCACACCAAATTCTCACACCCACCATTGCTGTCAGTGACAGTGCCTTGAAGTTCACACATGTTCTCTATAACCTCTCCCCCGCag AGCTTTATGAACAAGCTATCAAGTATGAGAAAGGATCGTTCATCACTTCCACTGGGGCATTGGCTACGCTTTCTGGCGCCAAGACAGGTCGGTGTCCCAGAGACAAGCGTGTGGTGAAGGATGATGTTACTAAGAATGAACTTGGNNNNN GAAGGGGTTCTCCTAACATCGAGATGGACGAGCACAGTTTCATGGTGAATAGAGAAAGAGCTGTTGATTATTTGAACTCTTTGGACAAG gTCTTTGTGAATGACCAATTCTTGAACTGGGACCCAGAGAACAAAATCAAAGTTAGGATTGTCTCCGCCAGAGCTTACCATTCCTTGTTTATGCACAACAT GTGCATCCGACCCACTCCTGAAGAGCTTGAGAATTTTGGCACACCTGACTTCACTATTTACAATGCTGGACAATTTCCTTGTAATCGTTACACTCACTACATGACATCTTCCACTAGCATTGATCTTAGTCTTGCAAGGAAAGAAATGGTGATCCTTGGGACACAGTATGCAGGGGAAATGAAGAAGGGTCTCTTTAGTCTCATGCATTATCTCATGCCCAAGAGGCAAATCCTCTCCCTACACTCTGGCTGCAACATGGGCAAAGGCGGAGATGTTGCTCTCTTTTTTGGACTCTCAG GTACTGGAAAGACCACTCTATCCACGGATCATAATAGGTATTTAATTGGAGATGATGAGCACTGTTGGAGTGAGAGTGGTGTCTCAAACATTGAAGGGGGTTGCTATGCCAAATGCATTGATCTCTCTAGGGAGAATGAACCTGACATCTGGAATGCCATCAAATTTGGGACAG TCTTGGAGAATGTTGTTTTTGATGAGCATTTTCGAGAAGTTGATTACACTGACAAATCAGTTACAG AAAATACTCGTGCAGCTTATCCAATTGAGTACATTCCAAATGTGAAGTTACCATGTGTTGGTCCTCACCCAAAGAATGTGATCCTTTTGGCATGTGATGCATTTGGTGTGCTTCCACCTGTGAGTAGGCTAAACCTGTCGCAGACCATGTACCATTTCATCAGTGGATACACAGCTTTG GTGGCTGGCACAGAAGAGGGTATAAAGGAGCCAAAGGCAACATTTTCAGCTTGTTTTGGTGCAGCATTTATAATGCTACACCCTACAAAGTATGCAGCTATGCTTGCTGAAAAGATGCAGAACCATGGTGCTAATGGATGGCTTGTTAACACAGGATGGTCTGGTGGAAG CTATGGTTGTGGAAATCGTATTAAACTATCTTATACGAGAAAAATTATTGATGCTATTCACTCTGGAAGCCTATTGGATGCGGAGTACAAGAAGACCGAGATTTTTGGACTTGAGATCCCCAATAAAGTGGAGGGAGTCCCCTCAGAAATTCTTGAACCTGAGAACACA TGGTCAGACAAACAAGCCTACAAGGACACACTGTTGAAGCTGGCTGGATTGTTCaacaaaaattttgaaacattCACCATTGGAGAGAACAACCAAGTGACAGAGGAGATTCTTGCTGCTGGACCAATCATTGGTGATGCTTAA
- the LOC100787829 gene encoding tRNA-dihydrouridine(20) synthase [NAD(P)+]-like isoform X3: MEYRNKLVLAPMVRVGTLPFRLLAAQYGADITYCEEIIDHKMLKCERRINELIGSTDFVEKGTNNVVFRTCDEEKDRVVFQIGTSDAVRALTTAQLVCNDVAAVDINMGCPKSFSVSGGMGAALLSKPELIHDILTTLKRNLNTPVTCKIRLLKSPHDTVELARRIEKTGVSALAVHGRKVPDRPRDPAKWNEIADVVSALSIPVIENGDVFENDDVERIKSATGASSVMVARGALWNASMFSPEGKVSYEAVKREYIRKCILWDNDIKSTKHTLKEMIIHYSCLELPEGKAVIKSESMADLAELYGQREYHQLVRPGFF, from the exons ATGGAGTACCGCAACAAACTTGTTCTCGCTCCTATGGTCCGCGTT GGCACTCTCCCATTTAGATTACTAGCTGCTCAATATGGTGCAGATATCACTTACTGCGAGGAAATCATTGACCACAAGATGCTAAAGTGCGAGCGCCGAATTAACG AACTCATTGGATCCACTGATTTTGTGGAGAAGGGGACAAACAATGTTGTGTTTAGAACCTGTGATGAAGAAAAAGATAGGGTTGTGTTTCAAATAGGAACATCAGATGCTGTGAGGGCCCTAACTACTGCTCAGTTAGT GTGTAATGATGTTGCTGCAGTAGATATTAACATGGGTTGCCCGAAGTCATTTTCTGTGAGTGGTGGAATGGGTGCTGCTCTGTTGTCCAAACCAGAGCTTATTCATGAT ATCTTAACAACATTAAAGAGGAATTTGAACACACCAGTAACATGTAAGATTCGACTTCTAAAATCACCACATGATACCGTGGAATTAGCCAGACGAATTGAGAAAACTGGTGTTTCTGCTCTTGCAGTCCATGGAAG AAAAGTCCCAGATAGGCCCAGAGATCCTGCTAAGTGGAATGAAATCGCTGATGTTGTGTCAGCATTATCTATTCCAGTTATAGAAAATGGTGATGTTTTTGAGAATGATGATGTTGAACGCATTAAATCTGCCACAG GTGCCTCGTCAGTGATGGTTGCCAGAGGGGCACTCTGGAATGCTTCAATGTTTTCGCCCGAGGGCAAAGTTTCTTATGAAGCTGTGAAAAGAGAATATATTAGGAag TGCATCTTGTGGGATAATGATATAAAAAGCACCAAGCATACATTAAAGGAAATGATAATACATTATTCTTGTCTAGAACTGCCTGAAGGGAAGGCTGTGATCAAATCAGAGTCCATGGCTGATCTAGC GGAACTCTATGGGCAGAGAGAATACCACCAGTTAGTTAGACCgggttttttttaa
- the LOC100787829 gene encoding tRNA-dihydrouridine(20) synthase [NAD(P)+]-like isoform X7 codes for MLKCERRINELIGSTDFVEKGTNNVVFRTCDEEKDRVVFQIGTSDAVRALTTAQLVCNDVAAVDINMGCPKSFSVSGGMGAALLSKPELIHDILTTLKRNLNTPVTCKIRLLKSPHDTVELARRIEKTGVSALAVHGRKVPDRPRDPAKWNEIADVVSALSIPVIENGDVFENDDVERIKSATGASSVMVARGALWNASMFSPEGKVSYEAVKREYIRKCILWDNDIKSTKHTLKEMIIHYSCLELPEGKAVIKSESMADLAELYGQREYHQLVRPGFF; via the exons ATGCTAAAGTGCGAGCGCCGAATTAACG AACTCATTGGATCCACTGATTTTGTGGAGAAGGGGACAAACAATGTTGTGTTTAGAACCTGTGATGAAGAAAAAGATAGGGTTGTGTTTCAAATAGGAACATCAGATGCTGTGAGGGCCCTAACTACTGCTCAGTTAGT GTGTAATGATGTTGCTGCAGTAGATATTAACATGGGTTGCCCGAAGTCATTTTCTGTGAGTGGTGGAATGGGTGCTGCTCTGTTGTCCAAACCAGAGCTTATTCATGAT ATCTTAACAACATTAAAGAGGAATTTGAACACACCAGTAACATGTAAGATTCGACTTCTAAAATCACCACATGATACCGTGGAATTAGCCAGACGAATTGAGAAAACTGGTGTTTCTGCTCTTGCAGTCCATGGAAG AAAAGTCCCAGATAGGCCCAGAGATCCTGCTAAGTGGAATGAAATCGCTGATGTTGTGTCAGCATTATCTATTCCAGTTATAGAAAATGGTGATGTTTTTGAGAATGATGATGTTGAACGCATTAAATCTGCCACAG GTGCCTCGTCAGTGATGGTTGCCAGAGGGGCACTCTGGAATGCTTCAATGTTTTCGCCCGAGGGCAAAGTTTCTTATGAAGCTGTGAAAAGAGAATATATTAGGAag TGCATCTTGTGGGATAATGATATAAAAAGCACCAAGCATACATTAAAGGAAATGATAATACATTATTCTTGTCTAGAACTGCCTGAAGGGAAGGCTGTGATCAAATCAGAGTCCATGGCTGATCTAGC GGAACTCTATGGGCAGAGAGAATACCACCAGTTAGTTAGACCgggttttttttaa
- the LOC100787829 gene encoding tRNA-dihydrouridine(20) synthase [NAD(P)+]-like isoform X4, giving the protein MEYRNKLVLAPMVRVGTLPFRLLAAQYGADITYCEEIIDHKMLKCERRINELIGSTDFVEKGTNNVVFRTCDEEKDRVVFQIGTSDAVRALTTAQLVCNDVAAVDINMGCPKSFSVSGGMGAALLSKPELIHDRNLNTPVTCKIRLLKSPHDTVELARRIEKTGVSALAVHGRKVPDRPRDPAKWNEIADVVSALSIPVIENGDVFENDDVERIKSATGASSVMVARGALWNASMFSPEGKVSYEAVKREYIRKCILWDNDIKSTKHTLKEMIIHYSCLELPEGKAVIKSESMADLAELYGQREYHQLVRPGFF; this is encoded by the exons ATGGAGTACCGCAACAAACTTGTTCTCGCTCCTATGGTCCGCGTT GGCACTCTCCCATTTAGATTACTAGCTGCTCAATATGGTGCAGATATCACTTACTGCGAGGAAATCATTGACCACAAGATGCTAAAGTGCGAGCGCCGAATTAACG AACTCATTGGATCCACTGATTTTGTGGAGAAGGGGACAAACAATGTTGTGTTTAGAACCTGTGATGAAGAAAAAGATAGGGTTGTGTTTCAAATAGGAACATCAGATGCTGTGAGGGCCCTAACTACTGCTCAGTTAGT GTGTAATGATGTTGCTGCAGTAGATATTAACATGGGTTGCCCGAAGTCATTTTCTGTGAGTGGTGGAATGGGTGCTGCTCTGTTGTCCAAACCAGAGCTTATTCATGAT AGGAATTTGAACACACCAGTAACATGTAAGATTCGACTTCTAAAATCACCACATGATACCGTGGAATTAGCCAGACGAATTGAGAAAACTGGTGTTTCTGCTCTTGCAGTCCATGGAAG AAAAGTCCCAGATAGGCCCAGAGATCCTGCTAAGTGGAATGAAATCGCTGATGTTGTGTCAGCATTATCTATTCCAGTTATAGAAAATGGTGATGTTTTTGAGAATGATGATGTTGAACGCATTAAATCTGCCACAG GTGCCTCGTCAGTGATGGTTGCCAGAGGGGCACTCTGGAATGCTTCAATGTTTTCGCCCGAGGGCAAAGTTTCTTATGAAGCTGTGAAAAGAGAATATATTAGGAag TGCATCTTGTGGGATAATGATATAAAAAGCACCAAGCATACATTAAAGGAAATGATAATACATTATTCTTGTCTAGAACTGCCTGAAGGGAAGGCTGTGATCAAATCAGAGTCCATGGCTGATCTAGC GGAACTCTATGGGCAGAGAGAATACCACCAGTTAGTTAGACCgggttttttttaa
- the LOC100787829 gene encoding tRNA-dihydrouridine(20) synthase [NAD(P)+]-like isoform X1, whose product MEYRNKLVLAPMVRVGTLPFRLLAAQYGADITYCEEIIDHKMLKCERRINELIGSTDFVEKGTNNVVFRTCDEEKDRVVFQIGTSDAVRALTTAQLVCNDVAAVDINMGCPKSFSVSGGMGAALLSKPELIHDILTTLKRNLNTPVTCKIRLLKSPHDTVELARRIEKTGVSALAVHGRKVPDRPRDPAKWNEIADVVSALSIPVIENGDVFENDDVERIKSATGASSVMVARGALWNASMFSPEGKVSYEAVKREYIRKCILWDNDIKSTKHTLKEMIIHYSCLELPEGKAVIKSESMADLALVKAISIQLNLIFPPPSSRLKPKSLNSHSHVVHQTLNSIKV is encoded by the exons ATGGAGTACCGCAACAAACTTGTTCTCGCTCCTATGGTCCGCGTT GGCACTCTCCCATTTAGATTACTAGCTGCTCAATATGGTGCAGATATCACTTACTGCGAGGAAATCATTGACCACAAGATGCTAAAGTGCGAGCGCCGAATTAACG AACTCATTGGATCCACTGATTTTGTGGAGAAGGGGACAAACAATGTTGTGTTTAGAACCTGTGATGAAGAAAAAGATAGGGTTGTGTTTCAAATAGGAACATCAGATGCTGTGAGGGCCCTAACTACTGCTCAGTTAGT GTGTAATGATGTTGCTGCAGTAGATATTAACATGGGTTGCCCGAAGTCATTTTCTGTGAGTGGTGGAATGGGTGCTGCTCTGTTGTCCAAACCAGAGCTTATTCATGAT ATCTTAACAACATTAAAGAGGAATTTGAACACACCAGTAACATGTAAGATTCGACTTCTAAAATCACCACATGATACCGTGGAATTAGCCAGACGAATTGAGAAAACTGGTGTTTCTGCTCTTGCAGTCCATGGAAG AAAAGTCCCAGATAGGCCCAGAGATCCTGCTAAGTGGAATGAAATCGCTGATGTTGTGTCAGCATTATCTATTCCAGTTATAGAAAATGGTGATGTTTTTGAGAATGATGATGTTGAACGCATTAAATCTGCCACAG GTGCCTCGTCAGTGATGGTTGCCAGAGGGGCACTCTGGAATGCTTCAATGTTTTCGCCCGAGGGCAAAGTTTCTTATGAAGCTGTGAAAAGAGAATATATTAGGAag TGCATCTTGTGGGATAATGATATAAAAAGCACCAAGCATACATTAAAGGAAATGATAATACATTATTCTTGTCTAGAACTGCCTGAAGGGAAGGCTGTGATCAAATCAGAGTCCATGGCTGATCTAGC GTTGGTCAAAGCAATCTCTATTCAACTCAACCTTATCTTTCCACCACCATCATCTCGTCTAAAGCCCAAATCACTCAACAGTCACAGTCATGTGGTGCATCAAACATTGAATagtataaaagtttaa
- the LOC100787829 gene encoding tRNA-dihydrouridine(20) synthase [NAD(P)+]-like isoform X5 — MLKCERRINELIGSTDFVEKGTNNVVFRTCDEEKDRVVFQIGTSDAVRALTTAQLVCNDVAAVDINMGCPKSFSVSGGMGAALLSKPELIHDILTTLKRNLNTPVTCKIRLLKSPHDTVELARRIEKTGVSALAVHGRKVPDRPRDPAKWNEIADVVSALSIPVIENGDVFENDDVERIKSATGASSVMVARGALWNASMFSPEGKVSYEAVKREYIRKCILWDNDIKSTKHTLKEMIIHYSCLELPEGKAVIKSESMADLALVKAISIQLNLIFPPPSSRLKPKSLNSHSHVVHQTLNSIKV, encoded by the exons ATGCTAAAGTGCGAGCGCCGAATTAACG AACTCATTGGATCCACTGATTTTGTGGAGAAGGGGACAAACAATGTTGTGTTTAGAACCTGTGATGAAGAAAAAGATAGGGTTGTGTTTCAAATAGGAACATCAGATGCTGTGAGGGCCCTAACTACTGCTCAGTTAGT GTGTAATGATGTTGCTGCAGTAGATATTAACATGGGTTGCCCGAAGTCATTTTCTGTGAGTGGTGGAATGGGTGCTGCTCTGTTGTCCAAACCAGAGCTTATTCATGAT ATCTTAACAACATTAAAGAGGAATTTGAACACACCAGTAACATGTAAGATTCGACTTCTAAAATCACCACATGATACCGTGGAATTAGCCAGACGAATTGAGAAAACTGGTGTTTCTGCTCTTGCAGTCCATGGAAG AAAAGTCCCAGATAGGCCCAGAGATCCTGCTAAGTGGAATGAAATCGCTGATGTTGTGTCAGCATTATCTATTCCAGTTATAGAAAATGGTGATGTTTTTGAGAATGATGATGTTGAACGCATTAAATCTGCCACAG GTGCCTCGTCAGTGATGGTTGCCAGAGGGGCACTCTGGAATGCTTCAATGTTTTCGCCCGAGGGCAAAGTTTCTTATGAAGCTGTGAAAAGAGAATATATTAGGAag TGCATCTTGTGGGATAATGATATAAAAAGCACCAAGCATACATTAAAGGAAATGATAATACATTATTCTTGTCTAGAACTGCCTGAAGGGAAGGCTGTGATCAAATCAGAGTCCATGGCTGATCTAGC GTTGGTCAAAGCAATCTCTATTCAACTCAACCTTATCTTTCCACCACCATCATCTCGTCTAAAGCCCAAATCACTCAACAGTCACAGTCATGTGGTGCATCAAACATTGAATagtataaaagtttaa
- the LOC100787829 gene encoding tRNA-dihydrouridine(20) synthase [NAD(P)+]-like isoform X6, with product MLKCERRINELIGSTDFVEKGTNNVVFRTCDEEKDRVVFQIGTSDAVRALTTAQLVCNDVAAVDINMGCPKSFSVSGGMGAALLSKPELIHDRNLNTPVTCKIRLLKSPHDTVELARRIEKTGVSALAVHGRKVPDRPRDPAKWNEIADVVSALSIPVIENGDVFENDDVERIKSATGASSVMVARGALWNASMFSPEGKVSYEAVKREYIRKCILWDNDIKSTKHTLKEMIIHYSCLELPEGKAVIKSESMADLALVKAISIQLNLIFPPPSSRLKPKSLNSHSHVVHQTLNSIKV from the exons ATGCTAAAGTGCGAGCGCCGAATTAACG AACTCATTGGATCCACTGATTTTGTGGAGAAGGGGACAAACAATGTTGTGTTTAGAACCTGTGATGAAGAAAAAGATAGGGTTGTGTTTCAAATAGGAACATCAGATGCTGTGAGGGCCCTAACTACTGCTCAGTTAGT GTGTAATGATGTTGCTGCAGTAGATATTAACATGGGTTGCCCGAAGTCATTTTCTGTGAGTGGTGGAATGGGTGCTGCTCTGTTGTCCAAACCAGAGCTTATTCATGAT AGGAATTTGAACACACCAGTAACATGTAAGATTCGACTTCTAAAATCACCACATGATACCGTGGAATTAGCCAGACGAATTGAGAAAACTGGTGTTTCTGCTCTTGCAGTCCATGGAAG AAAAGTCCCAGATAGGCCCAGAGATCCTGCTAAGTGGAATGAAATCGCTGATGTTGTGTCAGCATTATCTATTCCAGTTATAGAAAATGGTGATGTTTTTGAGAATGATGATGTTGAACGCATTAAATCTGCCACAG GTGCCTCGTCAGTGATGGTTGCCAGAGGGGCACTCTGGAATGCTTCAATGTTTTCGCCCGAGGGCAAAGTTTCTTATGAAGCTGTGAAAAGAGAATATATTAGGAag TGCATCTTGTGGGATAATGATATAAAAAGCACCAAGCATACATTAAAGGAAATGATAATACATTATTCTTGTCTAGAACTGCCTGAAGGGAAGGCTGTGATCAAATCAGAGTCCATGGCTGATCTAGC GTTGGTCAAAGCAATCTCTATTCAACTCAACCTTATCTTTCCACCACCATCATCTCGTCTAAAGCCCAAATCACTCAACAGTCACAGTCATGTGGTGCATCAAACATTGAATagtataaaagtttaa
- the LOC100787829 gene encoding tRNA-dihydrouridine(20) synthase [NAD(P)+]-like isoform X2 → MEYRNKLVLAPMVRVGTLPFRLLAAQYGADITYCEEIIDHKMLKCERRINELIGSTDFVEKGTNNVVFRTCDEEKDRVVFQIGTSDAVRALTTAQLVCNDVAAVDINMGCPKSFSVSGGMGAALLSKPELIHDRNLNTPVTCKIRLLKSPHDTVELARRIEKTGVSALAVHGRKVPDRPRDPAKWNEIADVVSALSIPVIENGDVFENDDVERIKSATGASSVMVARGALWNASMFSPEGKVSYEAVKREYIRKCILWDNDIKSTKHTLKEMIIHYSCLELPEGKAVIKSESMADLALVKAISIQLNLIFPPPSSRLKPKSLNSHSHVVHQTLNSIKV, encoded by the exons ATGGAGTACCGCAACAAACTTGTTCTCGCTCCTATGGTCCGCGTT GGCACTCTCCCATTTAGATTACTAGCTGCTCAATATGGTGCAGATATCACTTACTGCGAGGAAATCATTGACCACAAGATGCTAAAGTGCGAGCGCCGAATTAACG AACTCATTGGATCCACTGATTTTGTGGAGAAGGGGACAAACAATGTTGTGTTTAGAACCTGTGATGAAGAAAAAGATAGGGTTGTGTTTCAAATAGGAACATCAGATGCTGTGAGGGCCCTAACTACTGCTCAGTTAGT GTGTAATGATGTTGCTGCAGTAGATATTAACATGGGTTGCCCGAAGTCATTTTCTGTGAGTGGTGGAATGGGTGCTGCTCTGTTGTCCAAACCAGAGCTTATTCATGAT AGGAATTTGAACACACCAGTAACATGTAAGATTCGACTTCTAAAATCACCACATGATACCGTGGAATTAGCCAGACGAATTGAGAAAACTGGTGTTTCTGCTCTTGCAGTCCATGGAAG AAAAGTCCCAGATAGGCCCAGAGATCCTGCTAAGTGGAATGAAATCGCTGATGTTGTGTCAGCATTATCTATTCCAGTTATAGAAAATGGTGATGTTTTTGAGAATGATGATGTTGAACGCATTAAATCTGCCACAG GTGCCTCGTCAGTGATGGTTGCCAGAGGGGCACTCTGGAATGCTTCAATGTTTTCGCCCGAGGGCAAAGTTTCTTATGAAGCTGTGAAAAGAGAATATATTAGGAag TGCATCTTGTGGGATAATGATATAAAAAGCACCAAGCATACATTAAAGGAAATGATAATACATTATTCTTGTCTAGAACTGCCTGAAGGGAAGGCTGTGATCAAATCAGAGTCCATGGCTGATCTAGC GTTGGTCAAAGCAATCTCTATTCAACTCAACCTTATCTTTCCACCACCATCATCTCGTCTAAAGCCCAAATCACTCAACAGTCACAGTCATGTGGTGCATCAAACATTGAATagtataaaagtttaa
- the LOC100787829 gene encoding tRNA-dihydrouridine(20) synthase [NAD(P)+]-like isoform X8 encodes MEYRNKLVLAPMVRVGTLPFRLLAAQYGADITYCEEIIDHKMLKCERRINELIGSTDFVEKGTNNVVFRTCDEEKDRVVFQIGTSDAVRALTTAQLVCNDVAAVDINMGCPKSFSVSGGMGAALLSKPELIHDILTTLKRNLNTPVTCKIRLLKSPHDTVELARRIEKTGVSALAVHGRKVPDRPRDPAKWNEIADVVSALSIPVIENGDVFENDDVERIKSATGMIGYTRRLCLSKSCLGSSASSVMVARGALWNASMFSPEGKVSYEAVKREYIRKCILWDNDIKSTKHTLKEMIIHYSCLELPEGKAVIKSESMADLA; translated from the exons ATGGAGTACCGCAACAAACTTGTTCTCGCTCCTATGGTCCGCGTT GGCACTCTCCCATTTAGATTACTAGCTGCTCAATATGGTGCAGATATCACTTACTGCGAGGAAATCATTGACCACAAGATGCTAAAGTGCGAGCGCCGAATTAACG AACTCATTGGATCCACTGATTTTGTGGAGAAGGGGACAAACAATGTTGTGTTTAGAACCTGTGATGAAGAAAAAGATAGGGTTGTGTTTCAAATAGGAACATCAGATGCTGTGAGGGCCCTAACTACTGCTCAGTTAGT GTGTAATGATGTTGCTGCAGTAGATATTAACATGGGTTGCCCGAAGTCATTTTCTGTGAGTGGTGGAATGGGTGCTGCTCTGTTGTCCAAACCAGAGCTTATTCATGAT ATCTTAACAACATTAAAGAGGAATTTGAACACACCAGTAACATGTAAGATTCGACTTCTAAAATCACCACATGATACCGTGGAATTAGCCAGACGAATTGAGAAAACTGGTGTTTCTGCTCTTGCAGTCCATGGAAG AAAAGTCCCAGATAGGCCCAGAGATCCTGCTAAGTGGAATGAAATCGCTGATGTTGTGTCAGCATTATCTATTCCAGTTATAGAAAATGGTGATGTTTTTGAGAATGATGATGTTGAACGCATTAAATCTGCCACAG GAATGATTGGGTATACGCGTAGGCTTTGCCTTTCCAAGAGCTGCCTTGGATCAA GTGCCTCGTCAGTGATGGTTGCCAGAGGGGCACTCTGGAATGCTTCAATGTTTTCGCCCGAGGGCAAAGTTTCTTATGAAGCTGTGAAAAGAGAATATATTAGGAag TGCATCTTGTGGGATAATGATATAAAAAGCACCAAGCATACATTAAAGGAAATGATAATACATTATTCTTGTCTAGAACTGCCTGAAGGGAAGGCTGTGATCAAATCAGAGTCCATGGCTGATCTAGCGTAA